Within Sorangiineae bacterium MSr11367, the genomic segment GCGCCCTGGCTGCCTGTTCACCCAAACGTCCGGCCAGCGGCGCGCCCCTCGAGCTCTCCCATGGCGTTCAATGTGGAGACGTCACCGCCTCCTCGGCGTTGGTGTGGGCTCGGGCGGGCGGCCTTGCGCGCATGCGCATCGAGACCAGCCTGGACGAAAGCATGAAGGCGGCACGGACTTGGAACGGTCCCGTGCTCGCCGCAGAGACGGACTTTACAGGCAAGTACATCCTTTCCGATTTGCCCGCGGACAGCGTCATCCACTACCGCGTCACCATGGTGGATCCGTCCAACGACAGCTCGTGGGGCCCGCCCGTCGTGGGCAGGTTTCAGACCGCGCCCGCCCAGGCCAAGGATATTCGATTCGTCTGGTCGGGCGACTTGGCCGGGCAAGGATATGGCATCAACCCCGCCTATGGCGGCTACCGCATTTTCAAGACGATGGAAGCGCTGAACCCGCTATTCTTTTTGTGCAGCGGCGACTCGATCTACGCCGATGGCGAGATCCCCGAGACGATCGCACTGCCCAATGGGACCGAGTGGCGAAACATCGTGAGCGAAGAAAAATCCAAGGTAGCGGAGACCTTGGACGAGTTCCGTGGGAATTACAAATACAACCTCCTGGACACCCACTTTCGTTCCTTCGCCTCGAAGATCGCTCAAGTGATCCAGTGGGACGACCACGAAGTGCGAAACAACTGGTACCCCGGACAGATCCTCGACGATGCAAGGTACACCGAAAAACGCATCACGGTGTTGGCGGAGCGAGCCAAGCGCGCGTTCCTCGAGTACATGCCCATCGCGCCCAATCCGAACGAAGCCCGCCGCGTGTACCGGACCATGCACTATGGCCCGCTGCTCGATCTGTTCGTCCTCGACATGCGCACGTACCGCAATGCCAACGACGAGAATCGGGCGCCTCCCCCGAGCGAAGGGATCTTGGGCGTCGAGCAAGTGCAATGGCTGAAGCGCGAGCTCGAAGCGTCGCGCGCGACGTGGAAGGTGATCGCCAGCGATATGCCGATTGGGCTGGTCGTTCGCGATGGCAACACGCGGTTCGAGGCCGTCGCCCAGGGCGACGGCGGACCGCCACTGGGACGTGAGGGGGAGATCGCAGAGATTCTCTCCTTCGTCCATCAGAAGAAGATCCCCGGATTGGTCTGGCTCACCGCCGACGTGCACTACACCGCCGCGCACTATTACAATCCCGACAAGGCTGCCTTTTCCGACTTCACGCCTTTCTGGGAGTTCGTTTCCGGCCCCTTGAACGCCGGCGGTTTCGGCCCGAACGATCTCGATGCTACGTTCGGGCCCGAGGTAAAATTCGTGAAGGCCCCGAGTCGGCAAAGTGCTTCTCCGCTCGAAACATCGCCCTACTTCGGAGAGGTCTTCATCGAGGCCTATTCCAAAGTGATGACCGTCACGTTGCGCGATACCGACGGTGCGGCTCTGTATTCCGTTCGTCTGGATCCGGCCACGTCCTGAGAGCTACCCCTTCATTCCCTGGTACACGGCGGCCATGTCGTGCGTGCCGCGGCCTCCATCACTTGCGCGCGCGAAGATCACTTCGAGGGCCTCCGAGAGGCCGAGATGAATTCCGTGCTCCTGGCCAATGGCGTGGATGAGACGAACGGAGGCGTGGCACGTCTCCACCGACGACATGGTCGTCTCGTCGGCGGCGAATCGGCGCTTGGCGATTCGCTCCACGGAATCCTTCATCGCGCCCTCGAGCACCGGTAAGGTCGCTCC encodes:
- a CDS encoding alkaline phosphatase D family protein, with the protein product MKTSLRVLSRRDILMAGGACALAACSPKRPASGAPLELSHGVQCGDVTASSALVWARAGGLARMRIETSLDESMKAARTWNGPVLAAETDFTGKYILSDLPADSVIHYRVTMVDPSNDSSWGPPVVGRFQTAPAQAKDIRFVWSGDLAGQGYGINPAYGGYRIFKTMEALNPLFFLCSGDSIYADGEIPETIALPNGTEWRNIVSEEKSKVAETLDEFRGNYKYNLLDTHFRSFASKIAQVIQWDDHEVRNNWYPGQILDDARYTEKRITVLAERAKRAFLEYMPIAPNPNEARRVYRTMHYGPLLDLFVLDMRTYRNANDENRAPPPSEGILGVEQVQWLKRELEASRATWKVIASDMPIGLVVRDGNTRFEAVAQGDGGPPLGREGEIAEILSFVHQKKIPGLVWLTADVHYTAAHYYNPDKAAFSDFTPFWEFVSGPLNAGGFGPNDLDATFGPEVKFVKAPSRQSASPLETSPYFGEVFIEAYSKVMTVTLRDTDGAALYSVRLDPATS